The following are encoded together in the Rhodanobacter soli genome:
- a CDS encoding lipoate--protein ligase family protein: protein MMRTDWRDHDWQLIHTAPQSPTLHMALDDVLTHEVGAGRRAPTLRIWEWASPAVVIGRFQSLRNEVDSEAARRHGIEVVRRVSGGGAMFIEPGNTITYSIYAPQSLVKGLSFQEAYAFFDAWVLQALGELGIKAWYQPLNDITSEGGKIAGAAQVHRGGAVLHHVTMAYDIDAAKMLDVLRIGREKLSDKGTVSAAKRVDPLRSQTGLPREAVIERMVATFRRLHGLSDGSLRADELVQAEALGHTKFSSPAWIGDVA, encoded by the coding sequence ATGATGCGCACCGACTGGCGCGACCACGACTGGCAGCTGATTCACACCGCACCGCAATCGCCCACCCTGCATATGGCGCTGGACGACGTGCTGACTCACGAGGTCGGCGCCGGTCGCCGCGCGCCGACCCTGCGCATCTGGGAATGGGCATCGCCGGCGGTGGTGATCGGCCGCTTCCAGTCGCTGCGCAATGAAGTGGACAGCGAGGCGGCACGGCGCCACGGCATCGAAGTGGTGCGACGGGTTTCCGGTGGCGGCGCAATGTTCATCGAGCCGGGCAACACGATCACCTATTCGATCTACGCGCCGCAGTCGCTGGTGAAGGGGCTGTCGTTCCAGGAAGCCTATGCCTTCTTCGACGCGTGGGTGCTGCAGGCACTGGGCGAACTGGGCATCAAGGCGTGGTATCAGCCGCTCAACGACATCACATCCGAAGGCGGCAAGATCGCCGGCGCCGCGCAAGTGCACCGCGGTGGCGCGGTGCTGCATCACGTCACGATGGCCTACGACATCGACGCCGCGAAGATGCTGGACGTGCTGCGCATCGGCCGCGAGAAACTGTCCGACAAGGGCACCGTCAGCGCGGCCAAGCGGGTCGACCCGCTGCGCAGCCAGACCGGCCTGCCGCGCGAGGCGGTGATCGAGCGCATGGTCGCCACCTTCCGCCGCCTGCATGGTCTCAGCGACGGCAGCTTGCGCGCCGACGAACTGGTCCAGGCGGAAGCACTCGGGCACACGAAGTTCAGCAGCCCGGCCTGGATCGGCGACGTCGCCTGA
- a CDS encoding biotin--protein ligase gives MHGEYKMPGGKLVVIDLAVRDGRLADVQLSGDFFLEPDSALDTINRALEGQPEHADEAALAASVRHALSADVMMYGLSPEAIAVAVRRALHREAEA, from the coding sequence ATGCACGGCGAATACAAGATGCCCGGCGGCAAGCTGGTGGTGATCGATCTCGCGGTGCGCGATGGCCGTCTTGCCGACGTGCAGCTGAGCGGCGATTTCTTCCTGGAACCGGACAGCGCGCTGGATACGATCAACCGCGCGCTGGAGGGTCAACCGGAACACGCCGACGAAGCCGCGCTCGCCGCCAGCGTGCGTCATGCCCTATCCGCCGACGTGATGATGTATGGTCTTTCGCCGGAAGCCATCGCGGTCGCCGTGCGCCGCGCCTTGCACAGGGAAGCCGAAGCATGA
- a CDS encoding M16 family metallopeptidase yields MRASRLSVLVAGLCLAFAAQAADTDTWKLPVAVKKLDNGLTVVVSEDHSSPTVGISMVYHVGMRLEPQNRTGFAHLFEHLMFEGTPDAPKGTFERVIQGGGGVFNGSTRADYTNYIASAPSSALAPILWLEADRMKSLDFSAKNLANQQNVVKEEIRVNVKNQPYGLFFWTDLNRLALDKWANNHDGYGSFKDLDHASITDVKTFHDTFYQPANAVLGIAGDVTPEQAFALAQKYFGSLPARTLPPRPDVSEPLNTKPRHEEQTDALAKVPALAIGWKMPARGSKDQIPMMVLSQLLVGDDASRFYQGLVKGRELLLNIQGGVNFPLGDGSDYAGPTLLGLFALYKPNATPDQVLAAIDEEIGKVASDGVDDATLARVKTKMLSDWYGGLESFLGRADTLAKLQTLWGDANVANRMPGWIEAVNSDDIKRVARAYLTDANRSVIVRRPVAAAPAAKTAK; encoded by the coding sequence ATGCGCGCTTCACGACTATCCGTACTGGTCGCCGGGCTGTGCCTGGCCTTCGCCGCCCAGGCGGCCGACACCGATACCTGGAAGCTGCCGGTCGCGGTGAAGAAACTCGACAACGGCCTCACCGTGGTGGTTTCCGAAGACCACAGCTCGCCCACCGTCGGCATCAGCATGGTCTACCACGTCGGCATGCGGCTGGAACCGCAGAATCGCACCGGCTTCGCCCACCTGTTCGAGCACCTGATGTTCGAAGGCACGCCGGACGCACCCAAGGGCACCTTCGAGCGCGTGATCCAGGGCGGCGGTGGCGTGTTCAACGGCTCCACCCGCGCCGACTACACCAACTACATCGCCTCCGCGCCATCGTCCGCGCTGGCGCCGATCCTGTGGTTGGAAGCGGACCGCATGAAGTCACTCGACTTCAGCGCGAAGAACCTCGCCAACCAGCAGAACGTGGTGAAGGAGGAGATCCGCGTCAACGTGAAGAACCAGCCCTACGGCCTGTTCTTCTGGACCGACCTCAACCGCCTCGCGCTCGACAAGTGGGCCAACAACCACGACGGCTACGGCTCGTTCAAGGACCTGGACCACGCCAGCATCACCGACGTGAAGACCTTCCACGACACCTTCTACCAGCCGGCCAACGCGGTGCTCGGCATCGCCGGCGACGTCACGCCGGAGCAGGCCTTCGCGCTGGCGCAGAAATATTTCGGCAGCCTGCCCGCCCGCACGTTGCCGCCGCGGCCGGACGTCTCCGAACCGCTGAACACCAAGCCGCGTCATGAGGAACAGACCGATGCGCTGGCCAAGGTGCCGGCGTTGGCGATCGGCTGGAAGATGCCCGCGCGCGGCAGCAAGGACCAGATCCCGATGATGGTGCTGTCGCAATTGCTGGTCGGCGACGACGCCTCGCGGTTTTACCAGGGCCTGGTCAAGGGCCGCGAGCTGCTGCTCAACATCCAGGGCGGTGTGAACTTCCCGCTCGGCGACGGCAGCGACTACGCCGGCCCGACCCTGCTGGGCCTGTTCGCGCTGTACAAACCCAACGCCACGCCGGACCAGGTACTGGCCGCGATCGACGAGGAGATCGGCAAGGTCGCCAGCGACGGCGTCGACGACGCCACCCTGGCCCGGGTGAAAACCAAGATGCTGTCGGACTGGTACGGCGGGCTGGAATCCTTCCTCGGCCGCGCCGACACGCTGGCCAAGCTGCAGACGCTGTGGGGCGACGCCAACGTCGCCAACCGGATGCCCGGCTGGATCGAGGCGGTGAACTCCGATGACATCAAGCGCGTCGCCCGCGCCTATCTCACCGATGCCAACCGCAGCGTGATCGTGCGTCGCCCGGTCGCCGCCGCCCCTGCCGCCAAGACAGCCAAGTGA